The Leptodactylus fuscus isolate aLepFus1 chromosome 5, aLepFus1.hap2, whole genome shotgun sequence genome segment ggggatttctgtGACTTAGGCCTTTTTTTCAGTTTCAAAAACAgagtggcaagaaaaaaaaaaaaatagcccccaATACACCGATTCCAGAAGTGTTGGAATTTTtgttctagtccccaccattgctgagcaatatcagtgctgttagttttggtgcctgatatactatttaggtccTTTATTGTCAGgagagcggtgtcaggcaggagcagacaagggggtgggattctgagctctgacactggagcTCTGtaccacgccccctgcctgacaccgcccacctgacattacagagcttaaaacgcacatcaggcatcaaaactacctgcgcttgttgctcaggaagggTAGGGACTAGAGAGAATTCCAACTGagcaggaatcagtggagcagcgactattaacagatgccaagaactagaattggtggaggaggCAAAAGGTCCTCATTAAGGCCACAGCAATCAGATTAACAGTATTTGAGGGGGACCGGGAGGGACTGGACTATATCGATCCGTATTGCAGTTCTGTACACCCCATCTTACACCTCAGTCACAGCCGGAGCTGCATTCATAACTCTGCTTCTTGTATCACTGTATGGGCATGTTCTGCCATAGTACACTGTGAGATATAGAGTTTGTTCCAGGACTGTAGAATAGAATCTATCTGTTCGGGGTGAATCTGTCCGGCTGCCAGCAGAAAtacgagtgcagctctgaagcagACACAATATAAAAGACTTCTCCAGTAATCGGCTACTACTTCACGCACACTTGTCTTGGCCTCTATCGTATCATGGGGATTCTACCACTGtggcattgaaagggttaaacatcGCACCACTAAACCACCAGGAGGCGCAGTCGTGTAAGAGTTCAAAGAATTAACCAGGACTATGACtgagcctcttcactacttacagaACACAGCGCCCCTACAGAGGATacttgctgtgcttggtattgcagctcagactcaTTCGAGCTGTAGCAGACATGTGACCATGGAGGTGATGTCATAGGACTAAGAGGAAGTGGAGtgcaatatcatagtcctggacaacccctttaagtagaggcTACCCTATGAAGCATCACTTGTAGgctcacaggaggagaagacgacCACTCACCTCTGTATCGTCCaggccatcctcctcctcttccaccatCACTTGTGGCTTCagcctcttctcctcttccaccTCTTTCCTTGGTTCTTCCTCCACAGCAGGGGGTTCAGGTTCGGGGATGGCTTCACTTTCTATGACATCGGGTTCGGCAGACTCTTCCTCGTGTGTTGGGGCGGCTGGTGGTGGGCTCAGTATAGGGGGCGGGGAGGGGCTGGCTgtcacttctggctctgacagctGGTCCTGAGACGCATCCACAGGCGTATCTCGATCTTCACTCTCCACCAGCATCAGGAGATCCTCCGTGTCACCACCGTCATCCTCCTGGACGGGCGACAGACATGGGGGACCCTCCTCCGGCTCGGAATTGTGCATGACAGGTTGGGCCGGCTCAGGCATGGTGTCCATGGAGGGAGCCATCTGCAGATCATCATCAGCGATTAAGCCATCATCCTCCTCtccgtcatcctcctcctcttccacctcAGCATCCAGGTCTTCCTCTTCATCCTCGTCATCCGTCAGTCCTTCATCGTCATCAaattcttcttcctcttcatccAGTCCCTCCAAGTCTTCCTCATCGTCGTCGTAGtattcctcttcctcctcatcatACATGCCTTCTTCGtcatcatcttcctcctcttcatcggtgctgttaatgttgatgaccaTGTCGCCCTCTGATGGAGCAGAAGATGGCGGAGCCGGTGGTGGTGGAGGTAGTTCTACAGCTACTGGCATCTGAGCAGGGGAGGGACCAGGGCAGGCGGGTGGTGGGGGTGGCACTGCCGCCGCCGCTGCTGTTGTGGGTGATGGGGCTACAGATTGGGCAGGGACCTCTGCTGCTGAGGGTTCTTCGACAGGAGGTTTGGCGGAGGGCGGGGAAGGTTCAGAGTTTGGCGCGGGCTTCTGTAGGAGACCTTCAGGGACGATGACCACGCTGTCGTCAGAGTCGCTCTCCAAAGAGATCTCCACATCGGAGGTCTCTTCCTTCTCATAGTGGATGAAGATGGGACGTGGGGTCTTCCCACCAAAAGTCTCTTGAGGCGATGGGACCGGTAGAGAAGCTGGAGGCTCGGTGGGCTGTGGAGGGAGGGGGGTCCTGACGGGAAGGTGATTTACAGGTAACGGGGCAGGGAAGGTCAGTGGAGGTGCCGGAGGGCGCTGGACTGGAATATCTGTTTGCATAGGAGGTCGGGGGGCGTGCTGTGGCAGCGGGCGCTGGAGGGTGGGCACACGGGGGTGTATGATAAGCCTACAGATAGCAAGAGCCTCGGTGCAGAACATGGACACCTGCAATAAAACATACCGATGAGTCCTCCTACAGTTACCAGTTGGCCCCAATATTCATCATGGCCGCCGTATTACCTGCAAATTCTCCTCGGTCAACCCCAGTCTGAAGATCCTGATGGCACagtggagcgggggagggagacGAGGGCTGGGGGACAGCGTTAGAGACAGGAGTAGCCGATAAAGATGCTTGCGACACTCGCTGCTGACGTAGGGACCGATCCACTGCTCTGGACCTTGCTGGAGACGAAGCAGAAGAGGGATGGACAGCTCCTGGAGACGCTGGGGGGGACAAACAGGGTGTAAGAAGCCTCATTATgtgcaatactgtatatatccagcAGGTGGCACCAGTCGCATGCACTAAGGGTTCTCTAAACAGTTTGATGGGTCCCGTTTATGAGATCTGGTCTgagttgtgtagtctggagcctcCAATCATAGTAGGGGTCCGTCCAATGCTAAAAGGATTGGGAAACCCAGGTGTTCATATGGAGTCCTGtttttaatggggggggggggacataagaCCTTATTTTACCCTTTAGAAATAAAAGCTATGTATTAGCCTGTTATCACTAGAAATGAGGGGTACCGTTTGTGATTTTTGTATAAGTTTTGGTACTACCAACCCAGACATACACCCTGCAGAGCCCAGAAGAGGATACAATCCTGCCCAAATCCACTATCCCAAAAGGTGTGAGTGAATTGACAGGATTTCGTATTCAGTAAATATAATTTTCTACCCTCACCATGTTTGGGACCCCTGCTTACTGTGAGCCTGAACAATCCTCCCCTTGTTTAGAGGTAACAGGTTGTTTTAATGTATCAGttcaggtaagggctcgttcacacggggggggcggtatagcggatcttggcaccaagagtgacatggggagccgcgtcactctcgggtcaaaacccgcctgccaagactgtcgcagcttccccccggagccagctcaaatgaatgggccaactccagaggttgctgccgccagggctcaccgagccgcagaatccgcctaaagaaagggcagcccactcaCGAAAAAAAGCAACCTGATGGTTTCCATAGACCActtttgtgagggggcggattatgacgtggattacacgccataatccaccccctctgtgcccgtgtgaacgggccctaagaccTCCCAGGAAAAATATCTGTTACCTGATACAGTGTAACGAAACCTTTAGCTAGAATgtttagggttcgttcacacttaAAATGAAGAGTATTTTGAAGTGGAAAATCCGCCTCAGACTCCTTTTCATTTTCCGCCATAAGTTTGCATGTGCGATTAGTCTCATATAGAATGCGACAATCGAGCGGGAGAATATGCGCCAAGGTTTCCATGGTGAACCAAAAAACTGCCTCAGATTCCCCTGTGGGAAATAACCTAATTCTCTGACCCCCCCAGGTTACTCCGCCCCCTTCCTGCCCAATCCAGGTAATTATACTGCTAATAACACTcccaggacaaccccttaaaatacACAGTAGACGCCTCCCTCTCCAGTGACCCCAGAAATCTACTCACCCGATGGGTCTCCTCCTTGATGAGGGATCCCCCGTACAGAATAATGGAGGAAAGGGCTATACGGGAAAGAAAGAAAAGCGTCAGCTCCTGTGGTCAGGAGTCACCTATTCTATAGCCACAGCCacaagccataacattaaaaccagcaAAATGAATACCACTGTGTGAGGTGTGATATATGAGGCAGCGAGTGAACAGGCAGTCCTAGAAGTGAAGGTCTTGGCAACGGGAAGAACGGACTAGTACAATATGATCGGCCACAACAAGGGTCAATGTGATGGCGACTGGGTCAGAGCGCCTAAGTGGACCCATGTCTACCACCAATAGCGCCTACAATGGGTATGTGAGCATTAGATCCAGACCATGGAGCAATGGAAGGAGCTGCTAGCTCTGAGGAATCGTGTGGTGCAACATGTGGACGACCTggtatgggggaagagatggcacCGGGGGCACTACAGGTGGAGACAATGTGATACTCTGGGCAATGGTCTCCTACAAATTCTGGGCCACCTAGAGACCAAGTGCCCCCTTCACAGCAACAGCACCCCTAATGGCAGTGGCCTCCTCCAGCACGATAACAACCTTGCCACCCATGGCAGAGAAATACAACAAAGAGGATGGTGAGGACTTGGctccaaatccccccccccagatCTCATCGATCGCCGGAGGGAAGTCCAATCCAAGGAGGCTGCactgacttaaaggggtgttctcaaATGGAGATTTCATGCTAATaacccataggataggtcatcactatgtgaTACATGGGGTCAGACACAGAACAACCATCTCCAGACTGGGAGCGCATGCAGGCTCCAAAAGATCCTTGATGGTGTCCTGTGGTTAGCAttacatttatttaaagggatccaatcagacgacattttttttctaagtaccacgtcggaatagccttaagaaaggctattcttctcctaccttttgtagtcttctccacgccatcattcgcctacaatcccgtttcttGTCGGTAtgaaattagctctctcgcagcactgggggcgggccctggCGCTCAGACTTacgaacggcctcttcattctcttcctccggcggtgtcttcttacttctaggccttgggtctccggcagagcagactgcgcatggccACAAGCCCCGAGAAaaaggccgcttacaatactatgcaagcagccattttctcgtggcctgtgggcatgcgcagtctgttctgtccaaggcctagaagttataaACCACcatcggaagaagaggctgaagatgatacTGCTGAAGAAGAagcggcgctgaagagttctctggcagcattggggacgccctcagtgctgtctgagcactggggcccgcccccagtgctgcgagagagccaatttacatactgacaagaattgggattgtaggcaaacggcagcgcggagaagacaacgaaaggtacgagacgaatagcctttcttaaggctattccgacatgatacttagaaaaaatgttgtctgagtgatagaatccctttaaaggggatctccaggGAGTCAGTCATCACTTCTTGTATGCAACAAACCCAGGGATTCCAGAAAGGTTCCGACCCCAGGTCTTGAGACTGGAACCATCATCTGCCTCTCACGTCACCTACAGTTACCTGTATTAcgaggggagggggctgctggATACATCATAACATCAGTGAAGCCAGCCGCTATGATACCGGTAAGTGACACAGCAGGTGAATGAGTGACTCGGGGGCCCTGTGGTGGTTCCAAACTCGAGACCGAAGGTCACAACTAATCCAGAATGCTTTGGGTTCATTGACAGACTCTACAATGAATCT includes the following:
- the PELP1 gene encoding proline-, glutamic acid- and leucine-rich protein 1; amino-acid sequence: MTCGGGKMAAACVGLRVMEAAVSGLLERELSAGELSETIRALREHGGLRGEASLGAISGLLSCCNARLSSADTRMEGLSLLSLVVEESSTDVFQQHCVSWIRNVLQVIQSQDPPRVISLAVFVLRSLLAHSSALPELSREISTNQIPGLLTSLLGLRRQCLMPALEGIRSCLISYPRACGSLRGKLTAFFLSLLDEENVQIQELACQCFSLLPSLGSGFSQGVKHTENWERQIQSVLCSLHVVFQQLYQAAETDITRYEGPGTELDLPVLEDDEASSILQLVRRFSALGQCVRLLLREHFPAPVRVPASDILNLVCRVVNMSAKNLSWQGEEALKLLLLPRVHRTALDILEAAILACGSRLLPFSSVICRLFPQLLSSWASVRSAGGFPSGQEKPYSSLRGAVYQVLERWVTMCGVSSGVLQGMSHHSDILLAHLLSDITPPADSVKMSSFVQLGAKKQKVSEVGNGEFQSHRKRDNSANTELCTAALRALSSIILYGGSLIKEETHRRLQELSIPLLLRLQQGPEQWIGPYVSSECRKHLYRLLLSLTLSPSPRLPPPLHCAIRIFRLGLTEENLQVSMFCTEALAICRLIIHPRVPTLQRPLPQHAPRPPMQTDIPVQRPPAPPLTFPAPLPVNHLPVRTPLPPQPTEPPASLPVPSPQETFGGKTPRPIFIHYEKEETSDVEISLESDSDDSVVIVPEGLLQKPAPNSEPSPPSAKPPVEEPSAAEVPAQSVAPSPTTAAAAAVPPPPPACPGPSPAQMPVAVELPPPPPAPPSSAPSEGDMVININSTDEEEEDDDEEGMYDEEEEEYYDDDEEDLEGLDEEEEEFDDDEGLTDDEDEEEDLDAEVEEEEDDGEEDDGLIADDDLQMAPSMDTMPEPAQPVMHNSEPEEGPPCLSPVQEDDGGDTEDLLMLVESEDRDTPVDASQDQLSEPEVTASPSPPPILSPPPAAPTHEEESAEPDVIESEAIPEPEPPAVEEEPRKEVEEEKRLKPQVMVEEEEDGLDDTEDELPDAESMLADFIDCPPDDDKDAEPLVT